Genomic window (Rhododendron vialii isolate Sample 1 chromosome 4a, ASM3025357v1):
ACATGGAACTGGTTGATTTTCAAATGATGGGCAGGAAATTCATATGGTCAAATGAGGGTGAGAAATGGAGCAGGATTGATAGGTTCTTGGTTCATCCTGAATGGCTGAATAAAGTATGGACCCTATGGACTGAAGATTCTTAATTGGTGGGGTATGCAATGGAAAAATCTAACATCAGTTCAATCTCTTATGCAGTGGTGGATTGGTGAAAACcgaaaaaacaggaaaaaaattgaactcgGTTACCATTTCTATCGCAGTCATGCGGCCCATTTGGAAGATGAGAAATGAATCCATTTTTCAGCAAAAGGAAATCAGTTGGGTGGAATTAACAGAACTGATAAAATCCAGAATTGCATCGTGGGTGATAACGAAATGGGCAACTGGACAATGTCACTGCCTACTATGAACTTGGCTTCGAAGTGATCTCCCAAGATTGAAAATAATGCTACCACCTAAACTGGGCGACAAAGAACCCAATGTAGATTGCCCATTCCCAACTTAAGGTATTGAACGAGAGGTTGGCCGAAAGTTCTGACACTAAGAATTAACCATCCTAAGAGAACAAGAGGCAAGGGCGGAAGTACATACAGTTATAGTTGGGCCATAGCTCAGGTGGAGTTAAAAAGATAAATAATTTATATGTAAGCCCACCTGATCATTTTCTTTTgagcgccgctattcgcagccctttattttctcccatagcccactacatttcggtaaatggttgttgaaaagtataaataacatttcggtaaattgctgttgaaaacaagattatatttcggtaactacgtgtcgaaaatatgttcaactttcggtaaataactgccaaacatacattttcggtaaatagttgttgaaaaaaatattatatttcggtaattggatgttgAAATATATCTTAAttttggtaactaactgtcgaatataattaaaaaattttaatgggttatgggagaaaatagagggctgcgaatagcagcgccttttctttttgtagcCTAACCCGTCCTGTATGATTATCTTTATTAAAAGAGAACTAATCGACTCAAATTCGATAATAAATTGTTTCTACTGTCTAAAACAACGTGGGGCTCAACTTCAGTACGATACAACTTCAAtagtatacatttttttttttacttttttttttgtttatttttgaacatttacatagttttgttaaaatttgttgaaaatttaTTATAAAACTATTTTTGGTTCATAACACCAGCCCAACAAAAGCGGAAAATTCTATTTGCATTGCAGTCCGGAATAAAATCCCCACTAATATCTACACTACTGAAACACACAGGAAGACAAATTTCTTCACTTCCAAATAGCTTGATCCAAAGTCCCACATTACCTCACCCGAATTAAACTGGAATGGGTCGATTATAAGCAACCTGTTTGTCCGGCGAGGACTCCTCAACTGCATCAATTGAATCATCCTCATTCTCACTGGAAAGCTCCTCGAGCGATTTTCCGTTGGTCTTCGGGACGAGGAAAGTAAAAACCATTCCGAAGAGAGACACAAAACCAAGCACAATGAGTGAGTACTTCACACCGATACCCTTGGGGTACCCTGTATCGTCCTCCAAGACATGATCGGACTCAGACGCGTACAAAAACCCAAACGCCACAACTATGGCCCCCGCTTTTCCTGCTGCCGCCGATATTCCGTGGCAAGTGGCGGACCTAATTCGGGCAGGGAAGATCATTGCCGGCGGCCATTGCCGACCGGCCCTCTCCAACTCACAGCTTTTCCTATCGTCTCTCTGTCCCTCCAACCGACCTCTTTCCCCCGACCTCCATCCGCCCTTTACCCGTTTTCCCTTTCTGCTCGCCGTTGTCGTCGTGTCTCAACTTTTTGGTACTGTGATCGTGTTTCGTTTTCGTTCACCGGGAACTTTTGGGGCTCTGTTCTCTCCCTTACGAGGtattcccttttttcttcctctttgtcGGCTAGCTTGCTTCCGTCATGCCGTGGCTCGATTTTCAGCTCTGTTTTCTCTGTTGTTGATTTTCTGGTCTTGTTTATATTGCTGGAGGGTggaggcttttttttttcctccagaATCTATGAGGCTTCTATGATGTCTCCTAAATCCAAGGATGATAATCCTCTAGCGGCCTGGACTATGGCCTCTCGAAGGAAACCCAAAGGGAAGGGTTTTTTATATTCAGGTGATGGGGGATATGAGGGAATGTTTTCAAGCTCAACTTCGGTCTATCTTGATGTTCTTCCAAATTCAATGGATGAGGAATGGCTTTATCAGCTTTTTAGCCCTTATGGTGAATTGATCCATTCTATGATCCAAGTAAGAGATCTAGaagaaactcaatttttttgggtttgttagATTTCGTCAAAAGAAGGAGGCTATGTCTGCAATATATGAAATGAATGGGATGACAATCAGAGGTCACAAACTCCATGCTAAGATCGATTGCAAGTTTTCCACAGAAGGGAAGATAAATTGAAATTGAGGAGTAGTCAGAATATACTAAATGTGAAGAAATCGATACAGTTTGTGGCAGTTTCAAGCAAAGCGGAGTTATCAAAGGAAGCTCCTGTCATCGGGGTTGCG
Coding sequences:
- the LOC131324084 gene encoding low affinity inorganic phosphate transporter 1-like, which encodes MIFPARIRSATCHGISAAAGKAGAIVVAFGFLYASESDHVLEDDTGYPKGIGVKYSLIVLGFVSLFGMVFTFLVPKTNGKSLEELSSENEDDSIDAVEESSPDKQVAYNRPIPV